In Agromyces sp. 3263, a single genomic region encodes these proteins:
- a CDS encoding molybdopterin-dependent oxidoreductase, translating to MATTSPRRNPRPWRWWGWAAVAGIVSAGVFLAVAELFALLVARDGSPILAVGSFVIDIVPQPFKEFAIATFGAYDKVALLIGLALAVLVAAAITGVLQFVRPPLGVVALGLAGALSVAAVVTRAGATPFGAVPPIAGTVVGSVVLVLLVRRLGAWQFELGAERRRADAATAGVGWDADPGDPAEPAAAASPSEPPRSVVDRRGFFLLAGAAAASAIVVGLGSRVAGATSSSIAAIRKALRLPPPRTTVPVPAGAELDIPGISPLFTANRDFYRVDTALTVPEVDPAGWRLVVDGLVDRRLELGFDELVGMGLDEYAITMTCVSNEVGGPLLGTAKWLGVPVRDVLRLAGPRSGADMVLSRSVDGFTAGTPIEALIDDGLDAILAVGMNGEPLPLEHGFPVRMVVPGLYGYVSATKWLTGLKVTTFADDEAYWTPRGYSAKAPIKLSSRIDTPRSGTPIVAGPTKIAGVAWAQPVGIDLVEVRIDDEPWQPATLSTPLNGSTWVQWFVDWDATPGTHYVTVRATDAAGTRQAEERTPIAPDGSTGWQRTLVTVTS from the coding sequence ATGGCGACGACGAGCCCGAGGCGCAACCCCCGTCCTTGGCGCTGGTGGGGCTGGGCCGCCGTCGCCGGGATCGTGAGCGCCGGGGTGTTCCTCGCCGTCGCCGAGCTGTTCGCGCTGCTCGTCGCCCGCGACGGCAGCCCGATCCTCGCCGTCGGGTCGTTCGTGATCGACATCGTGCCGCAGCCGTTCAAGGAGTTCGCGATCGCGACCTTCGGCGCGTACGACAAGGTCGCGCTCCTCATCGGCTTGGCGCTCGCGGTGCTCGTCGCGGCGGCGATCACGGGCGTGCTGCAGTTCGTTCGGCCGCCGCTCGGCGTCGTCGCGCTCGGGCTGGCCGGCGCGCTCTCGGTCGCCGCGGTCGTCACGCGTGCCGGGGCCACGCCGTTCGGGGCGGTGCCGCCCATCGCCGGCACGGTCGTCGGCAGCGTCGTGCTCGTGCTGCTCGTGCGCCGGCTCGGCGCCTGGCAGTTCGAGCTGGGAGCGGAGCGGAGGCGCGCGGATGCCGCGACGGCGGGTGTCGGGTGGGACGCCGATCCCGGCGACCCTGCCGAGCCCGCTGCCGCCGCCTCCCCCTCGGAGCCGCCGCGCTCAGTCGTGGACCGGCGCGGGTTCTTCCTGCTCGCGGGTGCCGCCGCGGCATCCGCCATCGTGGTCGGCCTCGGATCGCGCGTCGCCGGCGCCACCTCGTCGTCGATCGCCGCGATCCGCAAGGCCCTCCGCCTGCCGCCGCCCCGCACGACCGTGCCCGTGCCCGCGGGTGCCGAGCTCGACATCCCCGGGATCTCGCCGCTGTTCACCGCGAACCGCGACTTCTACCGCGTCGACACGGCACTCACGGTGCCGGAGGTCGACCCCGCCGGCTGGCGGCTCGTCGTCGACGGCCTCGTCGACCGTCGGCTGGAGCTGGGCTTCGACGAGCTCGTGGGCATGGGGCTCGACGAGTACGCGATCACGATGACCTGCGTGTCGAACGAGGTCGGGGGCCCGCTGCTGGGCACGGCGAAGTGGCTCGGCGTCCCGGTGCGCGACGTCCTGCGGCTCGCCGGTCCGCGGTCGGGCGCCGACATGGTGCTCTCGCGCAGCGTCGACGGGTTCACGGCCGGCACACCGATCGAGGCGCTCATCGACGACGGACTCGACGCCATCCTCGCGGTCGGCATGAACGGCGAGCCGCTGCCGCTCGAGCACGGCTTCCCCGTGCGGATGGTGGTGCCGGGCCTCTACGGCTACGTGTCGGCGACGAAGTGGCTCACCGGGCTGAAGGTCACGACGTTCGCTGACGACGAGGCGTACTGGACACCCCGCGGGTACAGCGCGAAGGCGCCCATCAAGCTGTCGTCGCGCATCGACACGCCCCGGTCGGGCACGCCGATCGTCGCGGGCCCCACGAAGATCGCGGGGGTGGCGTGGGCGCAGCCGGTGGGCATCGACCTCGTCGAGGTGCGCATCGACGACGAGCCGTGGCAGCCGGCGACCCTGTCGACCCCCCTGAACGGCAGCACGTGGGTGCAGTGGTTCGTCGACTGGGACGCAACGCCCGGCACGCACTACGTCACGGTGCGGGCGACGGATGCCGCGGGCACGCGCCAGGCGGAGGAGCGGACGCCCATCGCACCGGACGGATCGACGGGCTGGCAGCGCACGCTCGTCACGGTGACCTCGTAA
- a CDS encoding ThiF family adenylyltransferase encodes MALDPADPRYARQRVLPGWGLDAQQRLAAAHVVVLGAGGLGSAVVPALVAAGVGRLTLVDHDRVEVTNLHRQTLHTPADVGRDKVASAADAAAALSAETTVLPVPHAFDARNADELLADADLVIDGTDDILTRYVADDAAARAGIPLVWGSAAKFSGQVGVSWDARGVSYRDLFPEPPADAGLSCEIDGILPTVCTVTGGLMAGEALKLLTGIGEPLLGRVVVFEALSGRTREIVYRRSADALASPATAAPEPAPAAEPAPAPVAGEVDAGTLSGELHSEAPPVLLDVREPWEADIATIPGSTLIPLGELDARTAELDPAASVVVYCHLGVRSEFAARSLARAGFASVRNLAGGIDAWSRTVDPSVVRY; translated from the coding sequence ATGGCCCTCGATCCCGCTGATCCCCGCTACGCCCGTCAGCGCGTGCTGCCGGGGTGGGGCCTCGATGCGCAGCAGCGCCTCGCCGCCGCGCACGTCGTCGTGCTCGGCGCCGGCGGACTCGGCAGTGCGGTCGTGCCCGCCCTCGTCGCGGCCGGTGTGGGCCGGCTCACGCTCGTCGACCACGACCGCGTCGAGGTCACCAACCTGCACCGGCAGACCCTGCACACGCCGGCCGACGTCGGCCGCGACAAGGTCGCATCGGCAGCGGATGCCGCGGCGGCGCTCTCGGCCGAGACGACCGTGCTGCCGGTGCCGCACGCCTTCGACGCGCGCAACGCCGACGAGCTCCTCGCCGACGCCGACCTCGTCATCGACGGCACCGACGACATCCTCACGCGCTACGTCGCCGACGACGCGGCCGCGCGCGCGGGGATCCCGCTCGTCTGGGGCTCGGCGGCGAAGTTCTCGGGCCAGGTCGGCGTCTCGTGGGACGCGCGGGGCGTCTCCTACCGCGACCTCTTCCCCGAGCCTCCCGCCGACGCCGGCCTCAGCTGCGAGATCGACGGCATCCTGCCGACGGTGTGCACGGTCACGGGCGGGCTCATGGCCGGCGAGGCGCTGAAGCTGCTCACGGGCATCGGCGAGCCGCTGCTCGGCCGGGTCGTGGTGTTCGAGGCGCTGTCGGGTCGCACGCGCGAGATCGTCTACCGACGGTCGGCGGATGCCCTGGCGAGCCCGGCTACGGCCGCACCGGAGCCCGCACCGGCAGCCGAGCCGGCGCCGGCGCCCGTGGCCGGCGAGGTCGACGCCGGCACCCTCTCGGGCGAGCTCCACTCCGAGGCCCCGCCGGTGCTCCTCGACGTGCGCGAACCATGGGAGGCGGACATCGCGACCATTCCCGGCTCCACGCTGATCCCGCTCGGGGAGCTCGATGCACGAACCGCGGAGCTCGACCCCGCGGCATCCGTCGTCGTCTACTGCCACCTCGGCGTGCGGTCGGAGTTCGCGGCGCGATCGCTGGCCCGCGCGGGCTTCGCGAGCGTGCGCAACCTGGCCGGCGGCATCGACGCCTGGTCGCGCACCGTCGACCCGAGCGTGGTGCGGTACTGA